The following coding sequences lie in one Arachis ipaensis cultivar K30076 chromosome B05, Araip1.1, whole genome shotgun sequence genomic window:
- the LOC107640935 gene encoding uncharacterized protein LOC107640935, with product MERAMQAQHVPENQYVEFATYKFEEEAQFWWQGARRLLQQGDVAVSWDAFRVEFYKKYFSNSVRAAKKLELLQLKQGSMTVAEYTSKFEELCRFLMVCQGAPESYEEWKCIKYEGGLRSEILTAVGPMEVRIFSELVNKSRVVEEYLRKVVVEKNDCGEFYKNSQDRDLAPRGQDRDFAPRSQNFKSSGNAPQYSQDCNDYRKGDYHKGHGKGKQAGTNQENLRCPRCERYHSKMSCMAGVGLCYHCELPGHVSRHCPNRKDQDASRS from the coding sequence ATGGAACGAGCGATGCAAGCTCAGCATGTACCTGAAAATCAGTATGTAGAGTTTGCCACATACAagtttgaagaagaagctcagtTTTGGTGGCAAGGAGCTCGTCGTTTATTACAACAAGGTGATGTTGCAGTTAGTTGGGATGCCTTTCGAgtggagttctataagaagtattttTCAAACTCGGTTAGGGCGGCAAAGAAGTTGGAGTTGctacagctgaagcaaggttccatgACGGTGGCAGAATACACTAGTAAGTTTGAGGAGTTATGTCGGTTCTTGATGGTTTGTCAAGGTGCTCCTGAGAGTTATGAGGAGTGGAAGTGTATTAAGTACGAGGGTGGACTTCGGAGTGAAATTCTGACTGCTGTGGGGCCTATGGAGGTCCGCATCTTCTCCgagttggtgaataagagtagAGTTGTAGAGGAGTACTTAAGGAAGGTTGTTGTGGAAAAGAATGACTGTGGAGAGTTCTATAAGAACAGCCAAGACAGAGATCTTGCACCAAGAGGTCAAGATAGAGATTTTGCACCAAGGAGCCAAAACTTTAAGAGTAGTGGTAATGCACCGCAATACTCACAAGACTGCAACGATTACCGAAAGGGTGACTATCACAAAGGACATGGTAAGGGAAAGCAGGCAGGGACTAACCAAGAGAACTTGAGATGCCCGAGATGTGAAAGATACCATTCGAAAATGTCGTGCATGGCTGGGGTAGGATTATGCTATCACTGCGAATTGCCTGGGCATGTCTCTAGACATTGTCCCAACAGGAAGGACCAGGATGCGAGTCGGTCTTAG